CCTACATCCGAATCTCCCAGCCTCAGCTTGTTCCGCCAGAGCCCTGTCTCGTCCAAACGACCTGAGGCGAGTTTCTGAGTTTTTAGAGGTACACTATATAATAGAGCAGGAGTCTGTTTCTCTTCAAATTGTAAAAATAGTAGAAATCCTTCTCTGACGAAAAAACACATGAAAAAACTTGACAACAACATGAACAACGAGGATAATTTGCTTTTATATATCGAAAATAGAGACGAGACGTTGTTGCCATCGGTGGTGAGGGCGAAGACGTTTCGCATTCGACCCTGGTCACCGAGGAGGAACGAATTTTTATGAATCACATTGCGACACGAACCGAGTTTGAAGCGTATGGCCTGAGGAAAGAGCTTCTGAACGCCTTGGCTGCTAAGGGATTTGATACCCCCATGCCTGTTCAGGAGCAGGTACTCTCCTCTCCTGATCGACAGGGGGATCTGATCGTCCAGGCCAGAACTGGGAGCGGAAAGACTCTGGGGTTCCTGCTTCCGCTTTTGAACGACCTTCCCCGCGAGACGACGACCCCCCAGATCCTGGTCCTCTCCCCTACCCGGGAGTTGGCCCAGCAGATCGCCGGAGAAGCTCAATGGCTTGGACGATACATGGGACTATCGACCGCATCCTTGGTCGGAGGAATGAATATGGAACGCCAAATCACCGATCTTCGTCGAGGAGCAGCTCTCGTCGTAGGGACGCCTGGTAGGACCCTCGACCACATTCGGAGAAGAACTCTGAGGACCGATGCAATCCACTCTATCGTCCTGGACGAAGGAGACACCATGCTGGATATGGGGTTTCGGGACGAGATAGAAGCCATCCTGGAGGCCATCCCATCAGAGCGAAGAATCTGGCTTTTCTCGGCCACCATGCCTAGCGAGGTGGCATCTCTGACTAAGCGCTACCTCACCGATCCAAGCTGGATAACCCTCTGCCACGACGAGGACCAGCACGAGGATATCACACATCGGGTCTACCTGGTCCCATCGGGCAAACGACTTGAGGGCCTCGTCAACGTCCTGCTCTGGGAGAATCCCGAGATGGGCCTGATCTTCTGTCACACGAAAGCCGGCACAGTGGAGACCATGGAGCGTCTCCAGGCAGAAGGCTTTGCAGCATCCGCCCTCCACGGCGACATGAGCCAACTCGAACGCAACAGCGTGATGAACGCCTTTCGTCAGGGACGTATCCCATTCCTGGTAGCCACAAATGTCGCAGCCAGGGGACTGGATGTCCAGGGAGTCTCCCACGTTATCCAGATCGGTCTACCGGATAACCTGGAGACCTTCGTCCATCGGAGCGGTCGAACTGGACGGGCCGGTCAGGAGGGACAGAACATCCTGGTACTCACCCCGAGAGAACGGGGCCGATTCAAGGCCATGCTCCGGGCATCGTCCATGGACCTGAACTGGGTCAACGTACCAGATATGGCCGAGATCGCCAAGGTCCAGAGAGGGCTTCAAGAAAGCGCCTTAGTGGACGGACCAGAACCTACGACCGATTCTTTGGCGTGGGCCAACGAGTTGTTGGATATGCTCCCCGCTCAAGACCTGGTGGCCCGCCTCTTGGGAAGTTACGTCAAGGGACTGCCCAACGGCTACGACCTTCGTAAAACACTCCAGGACGAGATCGAAAACCGGCGATCCTTCCGAAACTCCAGAGACAGGGACCGTCGCCCCAGAAGAAGCGATAATCCAAGAGGACGGTCCTCCTTTAGAGGACGAGCCAGATCCATCAAGCTCTCTAAAGGACGTATGGACGAGGATTGGTCCGTAGGGCGGATTTTGGCAACCCTGTGCCAGGCTCTGAACGTGGATCGAAGCGAAGTGGGCAATATCCGCATGAGAGACAGCCACACCGAGGTCGAGCTCGGCCCCTTGGCGTCGGACCGAATCAACGGTGACGGTGCCGTTCGACTAACCCAATGGGGGCTTCTGGATGGTCAGGACCATCGTTCCACCTCACCTTCTCGCCGTCACCGGGATCGATAGTGCCTGAAAGTTCCACCCACCCTAAAAAATGTCAAAAGAGCCCGAGGCATAGACCTCTAGCAGATCGTTGACAAATCCGCTCCGATGTTTATGCCCGAGATAAACATCGGAGCGGATTGTTTATTGCTCGCTCCAGTATAACGATGAGCTAAATCACTCTACACCTGTGTAACTTACTTTCCTACAAGAAGATATGCCAACAAAACAACTCTGTTTATTTTAAATAAATTTATTTAAAATAATAAATTACATCAAATTACAATTGTAAAATATCAATAGATCTTGTTGACAATCGTCAAAATAACATTATACTCAACAGAGTGATATCTCTAAAAAACACCTCTTTTCCGAGAAGGATCCCCCACCTACCCAGAACAGGGAAATAAAAAAGATGCTCAGACAACGAGAGATCTCAGGAAGACACCGATGTCAGGTGACAAGAAAAAACGGCAAAAGCGTCTTCGGAATACAAGAACCACATAGAGCTCAACTCTCAGGATAAGAGTATCCGTACATACAGAGTACCCGATACAGCAACCTATCCAATGGGACTTCATCTATGAAAGCAGACAATCTGATACTTCAAACCATCGAGAAAAACAGAGCCTGCATCGTCGGAAACCTCATCTATAACGTTGATCGGTTCTCGTTTCTGATGATGAACTCAGGTGTTACATAATCTCATACTAAAATGATGAAAAGAATCATCCTGATCAGAAAAACAATATTTAAATGTTAAAACAAAAGGATGACTGAGAATGTCAAGATTTTTAATTAAAAGATTGCTAACCATGATACCTGTGATTATCGGCGTAACTTTTATTGTGTTCTTTATTCTTAACCTATCTCCTGGAGACCCTGCAGCAATCATTCTGGGTGAGCAGGCAACAGAGGAAGCCCTGCAGATGAAGCGTGAGGAACTGCACCTGAACGATCCGCTTCTGAAGCGCTACGGGCGTTATATGTGGGATATGCTCCACGGCGACCTTGGCGTTTCATATAAGAACAGTATAAGCGTCTGGGATCAGGTCATCAGCAGATTCCCCAACACGGGCATCCTGGCAGTGACAGGGATTTCAGTCGCGCTGCTGATCGGCGTGCCCATCGGCATCATCTCGGCAAAAAAGCAATATTCGCTTATCGACAACGTGTCCATGGTCTTCGCTCTGATCGGCGTTGCCATGCCGAACTTCTGGTTCGGGCTCCTGGCGGTCATCGTTTTTTCTCTTACCTTAGGATGGCTTCCGTCTCAGGGAATGGGCGAGGGATTTATACCCCTTCTAAAGAGTCTTATTCTGCCCTCATTAACCTTGGGGACAGGATGCGCAGCAACTGTGACGAGAATGACGCGTTCCTCTATGCTTGAGGTTATCAGACAGGATTATATCAACACGGCGAGAGCAAAGGGGTTAAGCGAAAAGACAGTAACCTACCGCCATATGCTCAGGAACGCATTAATTCCCATCATCACTGCGACAGGCTTGCAGTTCGGCACCCTCTTAGGAGGCGCGATGCTGACAGAGACTATTTTCTCCTGGCCTGGTCTCGGACGGCTGATGGTCGATGCCATCAAGTCAAAGGATATTCCTCTTGTTTTGGGATCTATTATATTCATGGCAACGACATTCTCCATTGTCAACCTTATCGTTGATATTATTTATGCCTTCGTCGATCCACGTATCAAATCCCAATACAAGGGGAAGTAGGTGGGGTTTTATGAGAGAGAGAAAAAAAGGAAAAAAAGAACTTGAAAATGACTATTCACCTGTTGTAACGACGTCAGAGGAGCGTTCGTTGTGGCAGGAGGCTTGGAGACGCTTCAAAAAAAACAAAATGGCTATGCTCGGGCTGTACTTTATCCTCTTCCTGGTCCTGACATCGATCGTGACCATAGTTGTTGACATTGCCACAGATAAGGCATTTTATAACCATCACGTCATCAAACAATCTTTGAGACTTCGTTTACAGAAACCCAGCCTGTCGCATCCGTTCGGACTTGACGAATTCGGTCGCGACATGCTGCTGAGGATGCTCTGGGGTACCAGGTACTCTCTTTTCATGGGAACGCTCGCCATCCTTTTCTCCAGCGTTGTTGGCGGAGCTTTGGGTGCCGTCGCCGGGTATTACGGTAAACGGCTCGACAACGTCCTTATGAGATTTATGGATATTCTGTTGGCAATCCCGTCAATGCTATTAGCTATTGCCATAGTCGCCGCTTTGGGAACAAGTCTGACCAATGTTCTTATCGCAATAGGGGTCGCCTATGTTCCTATTTTCGCCAGAACAGTCAGAGCATCCGTGCTGATGGTGAGGGAACAGGAGTTTATCGAGGCAGCACGCAGCATCGGTTGTAACGATTTCACTATCATCTTCCAGTACATCGTACCTAATTCTCTCGCTCCCACAATCGTTCAGATCACGTTAGGCATTGCCGGTGCGATTCTTTCCATAGCGGGACTTTCTTTCCTTGGTCTGGGAATTCAGCCTCCCACACCGGAGTGGGGTGCGATGCTCTCCAACGCAAGGACGTATATCAGAGACGCGTGGCATATTACGATTATTCCCGGAATGGGCATCATGTTTACTATCCTCGCTCTCAACTTGATGGGCGACGGATTGCGCGATGCACTCGATCCCAGGCTGAAAAATTAACGGGTATCATGAGGAAGGCGGGAAAAACGTGTCAGAGAAGCTGCTGGAAGTAAAAAATTTACACATACATTACATAACAGATGACGGCCTTGTAAAAGCGTTAAACGGAGTCTCTATCGAAGTCGAAGAGGGCAGAACGCTCGGTCTCGTGGGCGAGACGGGCGCAGGAAAAACGACCCTTGCCAGAGGCATCCTGCGTCTGGTCCCTAACCCACCAGGTAAAATTATCAACGGTGAAGTGCTCTTCGAGGGGCGTGATCTTCTCAAGATCTCCAGGGAGGAGATGATGGAGGCACGAGGAAGGGATATCTCGATGATCTTCCAGGATCCTATGACCTCCCTCAATCCAGTGCTGACCGTCGGTGATCAGATTCTCGAGGTTATCGAGACTCACCATCATGAGATGACGCACGAAGAGACGGTCAAAAAGGCCAAGGACATGCTGGAGATGGTGGGAATCAGCAAACAACGATACGCAGACTATCCCCACCAGTTCTCCGGAGGCATGAAGCAGAGGGTCGTCATCGCCATTGCCCTGTCCTGCAAGCCGAAACTACTGATCGCAGACGAACCGACGACAGCTCTTGACGTGACAATTCAGGCGCAGATACTTGACATGATCAATCAACTCAAGAGAAAGGACAACACCTCGATGTTGCTGATCACGCACGATCTGGGCGTCGTCGCCCAGAACTGCGACGACGTGGCAATCATCTACGCCGGTGAGATCGTCGAGGTGGGACACATCAAAAACGTGTACAGGGATAAACTGCACCCTTACACTAACGGGCTGTTTGGCTCCGTTCCCTCGCTGACCTCAAACGAAAAACGGCTTCAGGCCATTGACGGCATGATACCGGATCCTACCAGTCTGCCCAGTGGCTGCAAGTTCGGTGAAAGATGCCCATATGTTATGGAACGCTGTAAACTCAACCTTCCAGAGTTAGTTGAATATAAATCCGGACACAGAGTGCGCTGTTTCAAATATTATGACAGGGGGAAATGAATATTGGCAAAGACGAATGAGATCTTACGAGTCGAACATCTCAAGAAATACTTTGACACCCCTGCCGGCACGCTTCATGCGGTAGACGATATCTCTTTCACCCTGAACGAGGGAAAGACTCTGGGCGTCGTGGGCGAGTCAGGTTGTGGCAAATCAACCATGGGACGAGCCATTCTGAGGCTGCATGAACCTACCTCAGGGAAGCTTTATTTCGAAGGCGAGAATATCCTCACCTACGATAAAAAAAAACTCAAGGCCCTCAGAAAAAACATGCAGATTATCTTCCAGGACCCTTTCGCCTCGCTTAATCCCAGGATGACCGTCGCGGAGGCCATCGCTGCCCCTCTGATCGTGCAGAATCTGTACAGCCGCAGGGACAAGGTCGGACTTCACAAGAAGGTCACCGAGTTTATGGATCTCGTCGGTCTGGCTCCCCGGCTCATCAACACCTATCCGCACGAGCTCGACGGTGGCAGAAGGCAGAGAATCGGCATCGCCAGAGCTCTGGCCCTTAGTCCTAAGTTCATCATATGTGACGAACCGGTCTCCGCACTGGACGTCTCCATTCAGGCTCAGATCCTCAATCTGATGCAGGACCTGCAGGATCAACTAGGCTTGACGTACATATTCATCACTCACGACCTTTCCGTGGTGAAGTTTTTCTCCGACGATATAATCGTCATGTATCTGGGACAGATGGTGGAAAAAGCGCCTTCCAGCCTGCTCTTTAAAAACCCGCGCCATCCTTACACCAGGGCACTTCTTTCGGCTATTCCCGTGCCCGATCCCGATTTGCCCATGCAGCGTATTACCCTCTCAGGAGAGATTACTTCGCCCATAAACCCAGTGCCGGGCTGTCGTTTTGCCAAGCGCTGTCCTTACGTCTGTGACAAGTGTACCGCCCAGGATATGAAGCTGGTTGAGATTGAAAAAGACCACTTTATCAGCTGCGTTATGGCTCAGGGTTCTCCATATTTAAATTAAAAGCTGAATAGCTTTTAATTTTTAACAACGGACCTCTTCGAGGTCCGAATTCAACGAAGTCGAAGGGAGACAGAAGAGATGAAGAGTTTCAGCAAGAGTTTTTGGTGTACTGTCCTTGCATCGCTGCTCACCATATCTATCGCAGCCTGCGGCTGTGCGGTGGGGAAGGAGTACAAGGACACAATTGTCTGGGGACAGGGTGCGGATGTAACATCGCTTGATCCGCATCAGGGGAAGGAAACCCCCGCTGTAACAGTTACCTGTCAGATTTTCGACACTTTGACGGCTGTCGATTCCGCGACCGGTAAAGTACAACCTCAAATCGCCAAAAGCTGGGAACAAGTCGACGAAGTCACCTATATTTTCCATTTGAGGGACGACGTCAAATTCCACGACGGCAGCGCCTTAAAGGCCTCGGACGTCAAATTCTCGCTCGACAGAGCGATCGCCTCCTCCTCCGTGTCGTATATTGTCGACTTCATCAAGGAGGTCAAGGTCAAAGACGACTACACGGTTGAAATCGTCCTTCACGCTCCATACGCTCCCACGTTGAGGAACCTCGCCGTGCCGTTCGCCGCGATCATTCCTCAGAAGGTTGTCGAAAAAGATGAGGAAGCCTTCAAACTTCATCCCGTAGGTTCCGGCCCCTACAAGTTTGTGGAGTGGAAACCAGGCGAGATGGTCAAGCTCACGGCCTTTGACGATTACATGGACGGTACACCTGCGACGCCCAATCTCATCATGAAGGTCGTCCCCGAAACGGCTCAGAGACTGATCGCCCTTGAGACCGGCGACCTGGATATCTCCTACGAGCTCGGCCCCAACGACGTCAAAAGAGCCCGCGAAAACGATGAGATCGTCGTCCTCGAGGCTCCCAGTCTTTCCTGCTGGTATATCTCCATGAACATGAACAAGAAGCCTTACGACAATCCCAAGGTCAGAGAGGCGATAAACTACGCAATTGACCGTAAACTTATCGTTGAGACCATCATGTCCGGCAACGGCCAGGCGGCTGACGCCATCATCGCTCCGGCGGTGTTCGGCTACCACCCTTCCGGCGTATACGAATACGATCCTGAAAAGGCTAAGGCTCTTCTGAAGGAAGCCGGCTATGAAAATGGTTTCAAGACCACCCTGTGGGTGAACGACAATCAATCCAGAATCGAAATCTGCCAGGCTGTTCAGGCCATGCTTCTGGACATCGGCATCGAATGCTCCGTCGAGGTGATGGAATTCGGTTCCTTCATCCAGAAGACCACTGCCGGAAAGCACGATATGGGATTCTTCGGCTGGACCACGTCATCCAGAGACGGCGACTACACCTACTATTCGCTTGAGCACTCCAGCAAGCAAGGCGCTTCAGGAAACCGCTCCTTTATCCATGACCCTGAAGTTGACAAACTTGTGGAGGCTGGCAGAACCATCTCCGATCCTGACAAGAGAAAAGACATCTACAAGGACCTTGCCATACTGTTGAGGAAGATCAACAACAATGCCCCTCTCTACTACTCCAGTATCAACGTTGGAGCACGTACAGGCATTGAAGGGTTCGTGATCGATCCCGTCGGGTATCACAACCTCGATACCGTAAGGATCCCTAAGTAATTCAACTGGTACTCCTTGAAACAAAGGGCCTGCAAGGGTAAAACGAAAAAATAAATGAGTATCCCGTAAAAAAAGTCCATAGCGATTGCCTCTTGTTCGGTAAACAGTAACGCGAATCCTGCAGGAGTGAATCGCTATGGATTTTTATTCCGCATTCAAAGGTCAATTGACCTTTGACATAGAACAAAGGAGTGATTGGAATGAGACTGGAGAACGTCACCTGGCCGCAGGCGGAGAGATATTTCAAGAAAAATGACATCGTGCTCATCACAGTCGGAAGCTGCGAGTGCCACGGCAGGCATATGCCCTTGGGCACGGACACATTGATTCCCAACAGGATTTTAGAGTTGATTGAAGAAAAAAGCGATGTGATGATCGCCCCCACAATACCCTACGGCGCGACGCAAGCGCTGGCGTGCTATCCCGGCACGATCGACATCGGCAATCAGCTGCTCTACGATCTCTTAAAGGCCGTCATGGATAACCTCTATCGCCAGGGCGTCCGGAAATTCGTAATTCTCAACGGCCATGGCGGCAACATCAAGCCTATTGAGAGTGCCGGCTTCGATTTCGAGAAAAAAGGCTGCCTTGTGGCACTGCTTAACTGGTGGCTTATGGCGTGGGACATGAACCCCGCATGGAAAGGCGGACACGGCGGTGGTGAGGAAACCGCCGCCATCATGGCAGTGAACCCCGATTTGATCGACAAAAGCGAGATCGGGGGGCCGTTGAAATTCATCGACCTCTCCGATGAGCTCGAGACCACCGGCTTCAGATCCGTCAAATACAAGGGCGTCAACATCGAGATCATGCGTTCCGTCGATCAGGTAACCTCCACGGGCGGCTGGATCGGCCCAGATCACCCCAATACTGCCACAGAGGAATGGGGGGTTGAAATGCTGCAAACCTGCGCCGACTACGTCGTCGACTTCATGGAAGAGTTCCGCAAACTCGATCTCGATCAAAAACGACCTCAATAGCTCATATACACAAAGAATACTACAAGACTGAAAAAAACATCGCCACAGGCGGAATTCCTCGCGCTGCGTGACTCAACTTTAAATAACGAAATAGGTGAAATATATGAATTACTCAAGCGGCTTGTTTCCACTGGAAGCGACGGTCGAGAAAGAGAATAAACTCTTCGAAAAGCTGTGCCCCAACGCCAATTGGGATTTTTTTCTGTCAGGAAGATGCGGCATCTATCATTGCCTTCTCGATATCGTAAAAAACGACAAGAAAAAGGTCGCCTACCTGCCTTTATATACCTGCGAGACGGTGGTGGCACCCTTCGTGAAAGCAGGATACTCGCTTCGTTTTTACCCCTTCGACAGAAATATGCGACCGCTCTTTTCTGAAGATATCCTGGACGAAATAAGCCTGATCTCCATCTGCGGCTACTACGGTTTCTCCAATTACGACAGGGACTTCGTGAGAAAATGCAAAACACGCGGCATTACTGTCATGGAGGATATAACCCATTCAGTGCTCTCCGCAGACGCTATCGATGAAAACTGCGACTACGCAGCCGGAAGCCTGCGTAAGTGGATGGGAGTCGCCTGCGGCGGCTTTGCGATGAAAAAAAACAGCAACTTCTCAAATACACCCATGAAGCCTCACGAACAACATTTACTGTTGAGATATGAAGCCATAGAACAGGACAGCGCCGATCTCTTCTGGGAAGGAGAGATGCTCTTGAGGCGTATTTTCGACGACTACGGCAGTGATGAGAAATCCGTGTATATCATGAAATACGCCGACATTCCAACCATCTGCCGCAAAAGACGCGAGAACTACCAGTGTCTTCTGGAGCATGTCAAAGAGAGTGAAAATATCAGGATCGTCTTTCCCGTCCTCGACGAGAAGACCGTTCCCAGCCACTTTACCGTCTACGCCAAAGAAAGAAAAAATGTCCAGGCCCATCTGGAAGCTCTGGACATCAAATGCAAAATTTTTTGGCCTCAGGGGCCCTACATCGATTTGACCGATCAGCAGGACACTGCATATCTCTACAGTCACGTCATGAGCCTGCCATGCGATCAGCACCGCTCCCTGGAGGACATGAGAACTATAGCTGAGGTATTGAATAGCTGTTCATAGAATTTTTGCTGGCCTCTTCACGCAAATTGACACGGTAGATCTTTTCACCCATGATTGCGTAGTGTGCGTCCAAACAGAGACATGAGTTCTCCAGACCGCCTTCCTTGAGGACGTTGAAAATGGCTTTATGAGCCTCGTAGTTGTTCTTGTGGCTGACAGCGTATTTATTGTCGCACGGTGCCTGAAAGACGTCGGCACCCAGTTTCTGCGCTCTCTTCACAGTCAGAAACATAGCTCCATTGAGAGGACTGAGCATTTGCCACATTTTTGTTAAAAGAGATATTCCCCCCATGTTCACAATCTGGTAGTGAAACATCTCATCTGCGGCGATAATGGCTGTGAGAGAGTTTTCCTCACATGCTTTTTTCATCCGTTCTAGAGCAATGTCCATCTTAAAGATCGCCTCGCCGCTGAAGTGCCCGCCGCAACGCTCCAGAGCGATCTTCTCAAGGCTGCCCCGTATAAAAAAAATCTCATAGGCGTCCTTGGGCGATAGAGTCCTGACGGAGCACCCCTTGTTCGTTTTGTAGTCGACAAGCCCCTCAAACATCAGTGTTTTCAGTGCATCACGCACCGGTCCCCGACTGACGTCCATCTCTTTGGCGACTTCAAGCTCCACTATTTTGTCATTGGGCTGCAACTCACCATTCAGAATTTTATTTCTGAGATAAACCTCAACTTTTTTCGAAAGAGTTATTTTGGAGCCCATACCATGCCCCTCCCTGGCGTTATTTTAAATACCTGTAAACACTGTACGTCCTCTGTCCTACCTGCGGTTTTTTCCATAAATAAGGAGAGGAAGAAGGGGCTTCTTTCCCCTGCAAATCCTTCTTCCTGCTGCTTTTACGAATTTCCTTCCATGACGGTTTAAAGAGAGACCACACCACAGTCTTCAGAAGAAACCCATTCCTTTTCAGATATATCATTATAACCAGTATTATACCGTTCTATCCTAAAGGGAGAAGGATACAAACAATACGTTGAGTTTGAAGACCAGTCTTCAGGCTCTTTTGACGTTTTTTTGACCCTTTCATTCTAGAATATCTCATGATCTTGAATCAACAGACTTCAAGAAGAGGGGAGCATGTAGGATGAACATACAACTGACCGTGAACGACCACTTCAGATCAGTGGAAATATCTCCAGCCGACCGACTCCTGGATCTCCTTCGAAATATGGGGCTTACCAGCGTCAAGGAGGGATGCTCTGAAGGGGAGTGCGGCGCATGCACCGTGATCATGGACGGTCGAGCTGTAACCTCCTGCACGGTCATGGCTTTTCAGGCTCAGGACTCAGAGATCATAACTTTAGAGGGGCTGGCACCGTCAGGAGAGCTGGACACGATCCAGCAGGCCTTTGTGGACAACGACGCCCTCCAATGTGGCTTCTGCAGCCCCGGTATGATCATGTCCATCAAGGCTCTTCTCATGGAGAAGTCCAACCCCACGGAAGAGCAAGCACGTCGGGCCATTGAGGGGAATATCTGCCGCTGTACAGGCTACGTCCCCATCGTCCAGGCCATCATGGACGCAGCAGAGAGGCTCCGCCATGCAGGCTGAGTCTCCCACGTCGATTGAGCAGCTCACAAAAATCCTATCGAATGCCGACGATGACACCAGACTCATCGCCGGTGGAACCGATCTGGTTCTGTACCTGAGGCAACACCCCGCGCTGAATTTTTATCTGGTGAATCTTATGGGGATCCCTGAGCTCTCAATAATGAAAGAGGAAGGGGATGTGCTGTCAATCGGTGCAACGACTCTCCACGCACAGCTTGAGCTATCTGAAATTGTGTACCATCACGCCAGAGCCTTATCATTGGCCGCTGCATCAGTGGGTTCACCACAGATACGCAACAGAGGCACCATCGGAGGGAACCTGGCTCATGCTTCGGGAGCGGCCGATACTGTCCCAGCTTTGTCCTGCCTTGAGGCAAGGGTCGTGATCGAGGACGTTCGAGGAAACACATCGCTCCACCCCGTTTGCGAATGTATCGCAGGACGAAATAAGACGATCCTTCGGCCGGATCAATACATACGATCGTTTCAAGTTCCTCTTCGGCCTCACGGCTACTCGGATTTTGCAAAGGTGGGGAGTCGTCGGGCCGTGACGATATCCAAAATCAACCTGGCCCTCAGTATTGACGATCCGAGAAATATATCCTCTCCGGTCAGATTGTACGTTGGTGCCATTGCCCCAAGCCCCACCCGCTCTCCTGAAGGAGAAAAAGAGATATCGGCCCTGCTCAGGGGATCGGGAAACAAACGAGACTTTCTGGACGCTCTCTCCGAAACGGTCGAGCGGACCATTCCTACACGATCTTCCATGAAATATAAGAGAACCGCAATCCGAGGTCTGGGCGACGATATATGGATTCGTCTCGAGGAGGTTTTGCTATGACCAGTACGTGCAGGAACGTCGAAACCGAACAACTCCCTACATTCCCGGTGAACTTCCCCTCCATGACCGATGAGTGCAAATACGTAGGGCACGATGTACAGAGAAACGACATCGTTGAGAAATGCACCGGACGTCTCCGATACCTGGCCGACCGGCCAGATGGGGGCGTCGTTCATGCGCGACATATCCTCAGCTCCGTTGCCAACGGCAGAGTCATATCGATAGATCCGACCGAAGCGTTGAAAGTCCCGGGCGTCATCAAGGTTTACACCCCAGCGGATGATCCCGGCGAGACATACAACAGCGCCATCTTCCTGCCCGACCAGGTTGACCTTCGAGACGAGCGCGTCTTTACAGACCGACCGATTTTTGTTGGAGATGTCATCGGCGCTGTGGTCGCTGAGACCGACCACGCTGCTCGAGTTGCAGCTTCTCTGGTGCAGATTCAGTATGAAACCTACGACCCCGTGATCGATATGGTAGCAGCTCTCGAGGCTCCGTCGTTCCGGGAAGGCTTCCCCCAGGTCCTTGAGGGCTGCATCTCTTATGGTGACGGACCACCCAAAAACGCAATTCACTTTGAAAGCACCGTGACCACTCCCAAGATCCACCACAGCGCCATGGAAAACCACATCTGTCAGGCTTCCCTAGAGTATGGAGATGTCCTACTGGTCGAATCTCCCTGTCAGATGATCTTCACGATTCGCTACGTCCTCTCCGAGCTGTTTCACAGACCGATCAACCGGATACGGGTAGTCAAGTCTCCTATGGGCGGGACATTTGGAGCGAAGCAGGAGGTCTTGCTTGAACCGGCCTGTGCCCTGATAGCAATGGACCTTGCCCGCCCAGTCCGCCTCTCCATGGATCGCAGAGAAACCATCATCGGTACCCGAACCAGAGCCGCCACACGAGGAACCGTCACCACGTTCGTCGACAAAGAGGGGAACTTCCTCCACCGGGATATACGATCCATCACGGACGCCGGCGCATATACCTCGGGGGGACACAGAGTCACTATGGCGATGGGGAAAAAAGC
This genomic interval from Dethiosulfovibrio peptidovorans contains the following:
- a CDS encoding peptide ABC transporter permease: MWQEAWRRFKKNKMAMLGLYFILFLVLTSIVTIVVDIATDKAFYNHHVIKQSLRLRLQKPSLSHPFGLDEFGRDMLLRMLWGTRYSLFMGTLAILFSSVVGGALGAVAGYYGKRLDNVLMRFMDILLAIPSMLLAIAIVAALGTSLTNVLIAIGVAYVPIFARTVRASVLMVREQEFIEAARSIGCNDFTIIFQYIVPNSLAPTIVQITLGIAGAILSIAGLSFLGLGIQPPTPEWGAMLSNARTYIRDAWHITIIPGMGIMFTILALNLMGDGLRDALDPRLKN
- a CDS encoding dipeptide/oligopeptide/nickel ABC transporter ATP-binding protein; translation: MSEKLLEVKNLHIHYITDDGLVKALNGVSIEVEEGRTLGLVGETGAGKTTLARGILRLVPNPPGKIINGEVLFEGRDLLKISREEMMEARGRDISMIFQDPMTSLNPVLTVGDQILEVIETHHHEMTHEETVKKAKDMLEMVGISKQRYADYPHQFSGGMKQRVVIAIALSCKPKLLIADEPTTALDVTIQAQILDMINQLKRKDNTSMLLITHDLGVVAQNCDDVAIIYAGEIVEVGHIKNVYRDKLHPYTNGLFGSVPSLTSNEKRLQAIDGMIPDPTSLPSGCKFGERCPYVMERCKLNLPELVEYKSGHRVRCFKYYDRGK
- a CDS encoding peptide ABC transporter permease, whose protein sequence is MSRFLIKRLLTMIPVIIGVTFIVFFILNLSPGDPAAIILGEQATEEALQMKREELHLNDPLLKRYGRYMWDMLHGDLGVSYKNSISVWDQVISRFPNTGILAVTGISVALLIGVPIGIISAKKQYSLIDNVSMVFALIGVAMPNFWFGLLAVIVFSLTLGWLPSQGMGEGFIPLLKSLILPSLTLGTGCAATVTRMTRSSMLEVIRQDYINTARAKGLSEKTVTYRHMLRNALIPIITATGLQFGTLLGGAMLTETIFSWPGLGRLMVDAIKSKDIPLVLGSIIFMATTFSIVNLIVDIIYAFVDPRIKSQYKGK
- a CDS encoding DEAD/DEAH box helicase — translated: MNHIATRTEFEAYGLRKELLNALAAKGFDTPMPVQEQVLSSPDRQGDLIVQARTGSGKTLGFLLPLLNDLPRETTTPQILVLSPTRELAQQIAGEAQWLGRYMGLSTASLVGGMNMERQITDLRRGAALVVGTPGRTLDHIRRRTLRTDAIHSIVLDEGDTMLDMGFRDEIEAILEAIPSERRIWLFSATMPSEVASLTKRYLTDPSWITLCHDEDQHEDITHRVYLVPSGKRLEGLVNVLLWENPEMGLIFCHTKAGTVETMERLQAEGFAASALHGDMSQLERNSVMNAFRQGRIPFLVATNVAARGLDVQGVSHVIQIGLPDNLETFVHRSGRTGRAGQEGQNILVLTPRERGRFKAMLRASSMDLNWVNVPDMAEIAKVQRGLQESALVDGPEPTTDSLAWANELLDMLPAQDLVARLLGSYVKGLPNGYDLRKTLQDEIENRRSFRNSRDRDRRPRRSDNPRGRSSFRGRARSIKLSKGRMDEDWSVGRILATLCQALNVDRSEVGNIRMRDSHTEVELGPLASDRINGDGAVRLTQWGLLDGQDHRSTSPSRRHRDR
- a CDS encoding peptide ABC transporter ATP-binding protein encodes the protein MAKTNEILRVEHLKKYFDTPAGTLHAVDDISFTLNEGKTLGVVGESGCGKSTMGRAILRLHEPTSGKLYFEGENILTYDKKKLKALRKNMQIIFQDPFASLNPRMTVAEAIAAPLIVQNLYSRRDKVGLHKKVTEFMDLVGLAPRLINTYPHELDGGRRQRIGIARALALSPKFIICDEPVSALDVSIQAQILNLMQDLQDQLGLTYIFITHDLSVVKFFSDDIIVMYLGQMVEKAPSSLLFKNPRHPYTRALLSAIPVPDPDLPMQRITLSGEITSPINPVPGCRFAKRCPYVCDKCTAQDMKLVEIEKDHFISCVMAQGSPYLN